The following coding sequences are from one Tolumonas lignilytica window:
- a CDS encoding LysR family transcriptional regulator: MDRILQQFLEVATLQNVSHAAKKLCLSQPTLTHNMKKLEESLEVQLFIRTSNGVKLTEFGEVLLEQTRIMQRIYDNTLIKMEMLKERHERELRIGSGHAWWFLFLSDMIDIYRQVHSAANIYIDIGNHLRLMDLLLSGDIDLFIGHEIPGLNKRAGVFFIPLFISHDKVFVRENHPLMMKPCRLDDLLDYPTIEITPDEVRHAHVVEDFQPKKLERTQLHLTEKILYRSNSIVTCIDMARTTNGLLPFPGSMASYFKQFNLVSLTLTEEYTKGSVGIYMIRERQDDPHIKDVLMLIQQSLEKKRHLIF, encoded by the coding sequence ATGGACAGAATTTTGCAGCAATTCCTTGAGGTGGCGACTTTACAAAATGTGAGTCATGCAGCGAAAAAACTATGTTTGAGCCAGCCAACATTGACGCATAACATGAAGAAGCTGGAAGAGTCTCTGGAAGTGCAGCTTTTTATCCGTACTTCAAATGGCGTGAAACTGACTGAATTTGGTGAGGTGTTATTAGAACAAACCCGGATCATGCAACGCATCTATGACAACACGCTGATCAAAATGGAAATGCTCAAAGAACGCCATGAACGTGAGTTAAGAATAGGCTCCGGGCATGCATGGTGGTTCCTGTTTCTCAGCGATATGATTGATATTTATCGTCAGGTGCATTCAGCCGCGAATATTTACATCGACATTGGTAATCATTTAAGACTGATGGATCTGCTGCTCAGTGGTGACATCGACCTCTTTATTGGGCATGAAATTCCCGGGTTGAATAAGCGAGCCGGAGTCTTCTTCATCCCTTTATTTATCTCGCACGATAAAGTCTTCGTTCGGGAAAACCATCCATTAATGATGAAACCTTGTCGTCTTGATGATTTACTGGATTATCCAACCATCGAAATTACCCCAGACGAAGTGCGTCACGCCCATGTTGTAGAAGATTTTCAACCCAAGAAACTCGAACGCACGCAGCTACATCTCACGGAAAAAATTCTGTATCGCAGCAACTCGATTGTGACCTGCATTGATATGGCTCGAACAACGAACGGACTTTTACCGTTTCCGGGTTCTATGGCGTCTTATTTCAAGCAGTTCAATCTGGTTAGTCTGACTCTGACTGAGGAATATACAAAAGGTAGTGTCGGTATTTACATGATCAGAGAACGTCAGGACGATCCGCATATTAAGGACGTGTTAATGCTGATCCAGCAGAGTTTAGAAAAAAAACGGCATTTGATTTTTTAA
- a CDS encoding carbohydrate ABC transporter permease, with translation MNHHSESLPSKETASKANQQSEALPQKKKCSLQQRRSRAAWILVAPALVLLASVAGWPLLRTLFYSFTDAALDTPDLYNMVGFDNYLAWADGESIGVLADPLWWKAVLNTLWFTGVSVSFELFFGMLLALLMNQKFRGQGVVRAAILVPWAIPTIVTAKMWGWMFHDQYGVINDLLTRMGVIHSPLAWIAEPNLSMWAVVIADVWKTVPFMALMLLAALQMIPSDLYEAARVDGATAWQRFTRITIPLIMPAMIVALIFRVMDALRVFDLIYVLTSNSEATISISGYAREQLVSYQQMGSGSAASVLVFMMVAGIAACFLYLGRYNDEGKENK, from the coding sequence ATGAATCACCATTCTGAATCATTGCCTTCCAAAGAGACAGCCTCGAAGGCAAATCAGCAAAGCGAAGCCCTTCCGCAGAAGAAAAAATGCAGTCTGCAACAACGCCGCAGCCGAGCTGCATGGATCTTGGTTGCACCGGCTCTTGTCCTGCTGGCTTCTGTTGCTGGTTGGCCATTATTACGCACCTTATTTTACAGTTTTACCGATGCCGCATTAGATACCCCCGATCTTTATAACATGGTGGGTTTCGATAACTATCTGGCCTGGGCCGATGGTGAAAGTATTGGGGTATTAGCCGACCCTTTGTGGTGGAAAGCAGTACTGAACACTCTCTGGTTTACGGGCGTTTCAGTCTCCTTTGAATTGTTCTTCGGCATGTTACTGGCACTGCTGATGAACCAGAAATTTCGCGGGCAAGGCGTGGTTCGTGCGGCCATTCTGGTGCCGTGGGCCATTCCAACTATCGTGACGGCCAAAATGTGGGGCTGGATGTTCCATGATCAATATGGCGTCATCAATGATCTGCTCACACGAATGGGCGTTATACATTCTCCGCTGGCATGGATTGCAGAACCGAACTTATCGATGTGGGCAGTGGTGATCGCAGACGTCTGGAAAACTGTTCCGTTCATGGCTCTGATGCTGTTAGCTGCGCTGCAAATGATCCCATCCGATCTTTATGAAGCAGCTCGCGTTGACGGTGCGACGGCATGGCAACGCTTCACCCGTATTACCATCCCCTTAATCATGCCAGCCATGATCGTGGCCTTAATCTTCCGCGTGATGGATGCCTTACGAGTGTTCGACCTGATTTATGTGCTCACCTCAAATAGTGAAGCCACCATCTCCATTTCCGGTTATGCCCGTGAACAACTGGTTTCGTATCAACAAATGGGTTCCGGTTCTGCCGCTTCGGTATTGGTATTCATGATGGTTGCCGGTATCGCCGCCTGCTTCCTGTATCTCGGTCGTTACAATGACGAAGGCAAGGAGAATAAATAA
- a CDS encoding glycoside hydrolase family 13 protein → MSQQITQHWWKEAVAYQIYPRSFMDSNDDGIGDLNGITSKLDYLKNLGIDVIWICPMYKSPNDDNGYDISDYQDIMDEFGTMADFDRLLSEVHSRGMRLILDLVVNHTSDEHPWFLESRSSIDNPKRDWYIWRDGKDGKEPNNWESIFKGSAWKKDELTGQYFMHLFSSRQPDLNWDNLDVRKAVYDMMHWWLNKGIDGFRIDAISHMKKEDGLADMPNPAGLEYVPSFDKHLNATGVLDYLDDMCKNTFAHYDIMTVGEANGVSATQADDWVAERHNRLNMIFQFEHVKLWEGDPTSPLNVCSLKEIFTRWQHNLHGKGWNALYVENHDIPRVISKWGNTDRYWRESATTIAAMYFLMQGTPFIYQGQEIGMTNTKFSSIEDFDDVWSINRYHSMKKEGMTDEMILNWLSLTSRDNARTPMQWDATHNAGFSSAKPWLKVNPNYTLINVQQQETQPDSILNFYRQMIRLRKAESVLVYGNYELLMADDPQIYAYTRSLGDKKAIIICNMSDHDALFHHEEFRLYHDQLWLNNYFVSPHSAINRILLQPFEVRVYQIG, encoded by the coding sequence ATGAGCCAACAAATTACCCAACACTGGTGGAAAGAAGCGGTCGCTTATCAGATCTATCCGCGCAGTTTTATGGATTCCAACGACGATGGCATCGGTGATCTGAACGGCATCACTAGCAAGCTCGATTATCTGAAAAACCTAGGTATTGATGTTATCTGGATTTGCCCGATGTACAAATCACCGAACGATGATAACGGTTATGACATCAGCGATTATCAGGACATCATGGATGAATTCGGCACCATGGCCGACTTCGATCGCCTGCTCAGTGAAGTACATAGCCGTGGCATGCGCCTGATCCTCGATTTAGTAGTCAATCACACCAGTGATGAACACCCCTGGTTTCTGGAGTCCCGTTCTTCCATAGATAATCCCAAACGTGACTGGTATATCTGGCGTGATGGTAAAGACGGTAAAGAGCCCAACAACTGGGAAAGCATCTTTAAAGGCTCAGCCTGGAAAAAAGATGAGCTCACCGGTCAATATTTCATGCACCTGTTCTCCAGTCGGCAACCGGATCTGAACTGGGATAATCTGGATGTCCGCAAAGCGGTGTATGACATGATGCACTGGTGGCTTAATAAAGGCATTGATGGTTTTCGTATTGATGCCATCAGCCATATGAAAAAGGAAGATGGCCTGGCAGACATGCCAAACCCTGCCGGTTTAGAATATGTCCCCTCTTTCGATAAACACCTCAATGCCACAGGTGTGCTCGATTATCTCGACGACATGTGTAAAAACACCTTCGCGCATTACGACATCATGACTGTCGGGGAAGCGAATGGGGTTTCAGCGACACAAGCTGACGATTGGGTGGCCGAGCGGCATAACCGCCTCAATATGATATTCCAGTTTGAACACGTCAAATTGTGGGAAGGCGATCCAACCAGCCCATTAAATGTCTGTTCACTAAAGGAAATATTTACTCGCTGGCAACATAATTTGCACGGTAAAGGCTGGAATGCGCTATATGTTGAAAACCACGACATTCCGCGGGTGATCTCCAAATGGGGTAATACCGATCGCTACTGGCGGGAAAGTGCCACCACGATTGCCGCGATGTATTTCCTGATGCAGGGTACCCCGTTTATTTATCAGGGTCAGGAGATCGGTATGACCAACACCAAATTCTCATCCATTGAGGACTTTGACGATGTCTGGTCAATAAACCGTTATCACAGCATGAAAAAAGAGGGGATGACCGATGAAATGATCCTCAACTGGTTGTCTCTGACCTCGCGAGACAACGCACGAACCCCTATGCAGTGGGATGCTACCCATAATGCCGGATTTAGCTCGGCAAAACCCTGGTTGAAGGTGAACCCGAACTATACCTTGATTAACGTACAACAGCAGGAAACGCAACCCGATTCCATCTTGAACTTTTACCGCCAGATGATCCGGCTGCGCAAAGCAGAATCCGTATTGGTCTATGGTAATTACGAACTGTTGATGGCTGACGACCCACAGATCTATGCCTATACCCGTTCGCTGGGTGATAAGAAAGCGATCATCATCTGTAATATGAGCGATCATGATGCGTTATTCCACCATGAGGAATTTCGCCTCTATCACGACCAGCTTTGGCTGAACAACTACTTCGTATCACCGCATAGCGCAATCAATCGCATACTATTACAGCCTTTTGAGGTAAGGGTTTATCAGATTGGCTAA
- a CDS encoding carbohydrate ABC transporter permease, with translation MKLTRRQRHLAHQTLIYAAAALASVICVFPFYNAILTSLRTGQELFLTNYLPTSFHWENYVNALMVNGIARSLLNSFLVATVTVGICLLVSITAAFALARIKFKGRKYILFTILCVSMFPQVAVLSGMFELVRFLGLYDSLGALILSYTTFSLPFTVWVLTTFMKSLPVELEEAAIVDGAGLWIIISRIFAPIMGPSLVTTGLLAFIGAWNEFMFALTFIISNEQRTVPVAIGMLQGASQFELPWGNIMAASVVVTLPIIIMVLIFQKRIVSGLTSGAVKG, from the coding sequence ATGAAGTTAACTCGCCGCCAACGCCATCTCGCTCACCAGACTTTGATTTATGCTGCTGCAGCGCTGGCCAGTGTGATTTGTGTGTTCCCATTTTACAACGCCATCCTGACCTCATTGCGTACCGGGCAGGAATTGTTCCTCACGAATTATCTGCCAACATCGTTCCACTGGGAGAATTATGTCAATGCACTGATGGTAAACGGCATCGCCCGCAGTCTGTTGAATTCGTTTCTCGTGGCAACAGTGACCGTTGGGATCTGCTTGCTGGTTTCGATTACCGCTGCATTTGCGCTGGCTCGCATCAAGTTCAAAGGACGTAAATACATTCTGTTCACTATTCTGTGTGTCTCCATGTTCCCACAGGTTGCCGTGTTATCCGGTATGTTTGAGCTGGTACGTTTCCTCGGTTTGTATGATTCGCTGGGCGCACTGATCCTCTCTTACACCACCTTTTCACTGCCATTTACCGTGTGGGTTCTGACCACTTTCATGAAGTCATTACCCGTTGAACTGGAAGAAGCCGCGATCGTTGATGGTGCCGGTCTGTGGATCATCATCAGCCGCATTTTCGCGCCCATCATGGGGCCATCGCTGGTCACTACAGGTCTGCTGGCCTTCATCGGTGCCTGGAATGAGTTCATGTTTGCCCTGACATTTATCATCTCGAACGAGCAACGCACCGTTCCGGTTGCGATCGGCATGTTACAGGGTGCCTCTCAGTTTGAATTACCTTGGGGCAACATCATGGCCGCCTCTGTCGTGGTGACCTTGCCAATCATCATCATGGTACTGATTTTCCAGAAACGTATTGTCAGCGGGCTGACCAGTGGTGCTGTCAAAGGTTAG
- a CDS encoding ABC transporter substrate-binding protein, protein MKKHTLGLITALVAGALNTAHADTLKMECANSSTGKAYCDYIKARFEKETNNKLEFVQLPPASDEKLGLFQQIFAAKDSKAVDVFQADTVWLGVLDKHLLDLTDKVKDLQPQFFQSAWNNDVVNGKVKAIPAFLDAGAMYYRKDLLEKYGEQPPKTWEELTRIAAKIQKGERAAGKKNFWGFVFQGKAYEGMTCDALEWIASYNGGTFVDKDGKITVNNPQAAKALNMAASWIDTISPKGALGYMEEESRAVFQNGDAAFMRNWPYAYVLAQDPTSPVKGKVGVIPVPKGGENGQHAATLGGWQWAVSAYTQHPDAAIQLIRILTDAESQKMQFKTLGVAPSRLDVYQDPEVMASAPYLAEFKDVFATAVPRPAVETKSQFPKVSKAVYNAAYDVLSGRSTGEKAVADLESKLKRIKGREWK, encoded by the coding sequence ATGAAAAAACACACCCTGGGTCTGATTACCGCATTGGTTGCCGGAGCTCTGAATACCGCGCATGCTGATACGCTGAAAATGGAATGTGCAAACAGCAGTACCGGTAAAGCTTATTGTGATTACATCAAAGCCCGCTTTGAAAAAGAAACAAACAACAAATTGGAGTTTGTGCAATTACCTCCGGCATCAGATGAAAAATTAGGCTTATTCCAGCAAATCTTCGCCGCGAAAGACAGCAAAGCAGTCGATGTATTTCAGGCCGATACTGTGTGGTTGGGTGTGCTAGATAAACATTTGTTAGACCTGACAGACAAAGTAAAAGATCTGCAACCTCAGTTCTTCCAATCCGCCTGGAATAACGATGTCGTAAACGGCAAAGTGAAAGCTATCCCTGCCTTCCTGGATGCGGGTGCCATGTATTATCGCAAGGACCTGCTGGAAAAATATGGTGAACAGCCACCTAAAACCTGGGAAGAACTCACTCGCATCGCTGCAAAGATCCAGAAAGGTGAACGTGCAGCTGGCAAGAAAAACTTCTGGGGTTTTGTCTTCCAGGGTAAAGCCTATGAAGGTATGACCTGTGATGCTCTCGAATGGATCGCCTCTTATAACGGCGGCACATTTGTTGATAAAGACGGGAAAATCACGGTGAACAATCCGCAAGCAGCCAAAGCATTAAACATGGCAGCCAGCTGGATCGATACCATTTCGCCGAAAGGCGCACTGGGCTACATGGAAGAAGAGTCCCGTGCGGTATTCCAGAACGGCGATGCCGCATTCATGCGTAACTGGCCATATGCCTATGTTCTGGCGCAAGATCCGACCAGCCCGGTCAAAGGTAAGGTCGGGGTAATTCCTGTACCGAAAGGCGGTGAAAATGGTCAACACGCAGCCACTCTAGGCGGCTGGCAATGGGCTGTCAGTGCGTACACCCAGCACCCGGATGCAGCAATCCAGTTGATCCGTATTCTGACCGATGCCGAATCACAGAAAATGCAGTTCAAAACCTTAGGTGTTGCGCCGTCTCGTCTGGATGTTTATCAAGATCCTGAAGTAATGGCCTCAGCCCCATATCTGGCTGAATTTAAAGACGTGTTCGCCACCGCCGTTCCCCGCCCAGCCGTGGAAACAAAATCACAGTTTCCTAAAGTCTCGAAAGCTGTTTACAACGCTGCTTATGATGTCTTGAGTGGCCGCTCCACCGGTGAAAAAGCAGTAGCAGATCTGGAAAGCAAACTGAAACGCATCAAAGGTAGAGAGTGGAAGTAA
- a CDS encoding alpha-glucosidase, with translation MSTKIVLIGAGSAQFGYGTLGDIFQSTTLAGSEIVLHDINPTALAATEQTAKKFIAEKDLPFSVSATTDRKTALKGAQFIMISIEVGDRFALWDMDWKLPQQYGIQQVYGENGGPGGLFHSLRIIPPILAICEDIAAICPDAWIFNYSNPMSRICTTVNRKFPQLNFVGMCHEIASLERYLPEILNTPFSNLELRAGGLNHFSVLLNARYRDSGKDAYPDVRAKAPAYFEKLPGFSDILAYTQKHGKLIETEGATERDSLGGIDSAYPWADRTLFKEILTKFNYMPITGDSHFGEYISWAYDVSDHRGILDFYTFYRNYLGHVEPVIELKLKERVVPIIEGILTNAGYEEAAVNIPNKGFIKQLPEFIAVEVPAIIDSKGVHGIELDVPAGIAGLLSNQVAVHDLTAEAVLNQSRELVVQALLVDSVNNKCRSIPELVDLMIARQSPYLDYLK, from the coding sequence ATGAGTACAAAAATTGTCCTTATCGGTGCAGGCAGTGCGCAGTTTGGTTACGGCACGCTGGGCGACATCTTTCAAAGCACCACACTGGCCGGTAGTGAAATTGTATTACACGACATCAACCCCACTGCATTAGCGGCGACCGAACAGACCGCAAAGAAATTCATTGCAGAAAAAGACCTGCCCTTCTCGGTCAGCGCCACCACAGATCGTAAAACAGCGTTGAAAGGCGCTCAGTTCATCATGATTTCTATTGAAGTCGGAGATCGGTTCGCGCTGTGGGATATGGACTGGAAGCTGCCACAACAATATGGCATTCAGCAGGTTTATGGCGAGAATGGCGGCCCTGGCGGTCTGTTCCACTCCTTGCGTATCATTCCACCGATTCTGGCCATCTGTGAGGATATCGCCGCGATCTGCCCTGACGCTTGGATCTTCAACTACTCCAACCCGATGAGCCGGATTTGCACCACCGTCAACCGGAAATTCCCGCAATTAAACTTCGTCGGCATGTGCCATGAAATCGCGTCACTGGAGCGTTATCTGCCGGAAATTCTGAACACGCCGTTCAGTAATCTCGAATTGCGGGCGGGTGGTCTGAACCATTTCAGCGTACTGCTCAATGCTCGCTACCGTGACAGCGGTAAAGATGCGTATCCCGATGTGCGTGCGAAAGCACCGGCTTATTTTGAAAAGCTGCCGGGGTTCAGTGACATTCTGGCCTACACCCAAAAACACGGGAAGTTGATCGAAACCGAGGGCGCCACCGAACGTGATTCGCTGGGCGGGATCGACAGTGCTTACCCATGGGCGGATCGCACGCTGTTTAAGGAAATTCTCACCAAGTTCAACTATATGCCTATCACAGGCGACAGCCATTTTGGTGAATACATCAGTTGGGCCTATGACGTCAGTGATCACCGCGGGATCCTCGATTTCTATACGTTCTATCGCAATTATCTCGGCCATGTAGAACCTGTAATTGAGCTGAAACTGAAAGAACGTGTCGTGCCCATCATCGAAGGCATTCTGACTAATGCCGGTTATGAAGAAGCGGCCGTCAACATTCCAAACAAAGGTTTTATCAAGCAGTTACCTGAGTTTATCGCGGTTGAAGTGCCGGCCATCATCGACAGCAAAGGTGTCCACGGTATTGAGCTCGATGTACCCGCGGGTATTGCCGGTCTGCTATCCAATCAGGTGGCCGTACACGATCTGACGGCAGAAGCGGTGCTGAATCAGTCTCGCGAATTGGTGGTGCAGGCCTTGCTGGTGGATTCCGTGAATAACAAATGCCGCAGCATACCGGAGCTGGTGGATCTGATGATCGCGCGTCAGAGCCCTTATCTGGATTACCTGAAATAA
- a CDS encoding ABC transporter ATP-binding protein, protein MSHLRLEKLNKRYSEHAQVIKSLDLQVNSGEFIVIVGPSGCGKSTLLRMIAGLEDISAGSMYIDGTYVNDDTPSERGIGMVFQSYALYPHMSVYQNMAFGLELAGKSKEEIDEKVQNSARILQLEPLLQRRPKDLSGGQRQRVAIGRAIAREPKLFLFDEPLSNLDAALRVQMRMEIANLHKRLGSTIIYVTHDQVEAMTLADRIVVLNKGNIEQVGTPLELYDHPANEFVAQFIGSPKMNLIPASLVQAGETESVVKLDNGKQLVLPISTPRYAEGQSVNLGIRPEHILWGNVQESQYQAHVMFVEHMGNETYLYLDNGNASEPWVVRNAERSIISAGQVVGVQLPVEHCYLFDGDGKAFQRLPQKQNKH, encoded by the coding sequence ATGTCTCATTTAAGATTAGAGAAATTAAACAAACGTTATAGCGAACATGCTCAAGTCATCAAATCACTCGACCTGCAGGTAAACAGCGGCGAATTTATTGTGATTGTTGGCCCTTCAGGGTGTGGAAAATCCACGTTGCTGCGCATGATTGCAGGTCTGGAAGATATCTCTGCCGGCAGTATGTATATCGATGGCACTTATGTGAATGATGATACCCCTTCGGAACGCGGTATCGGCATGGTGTTCCAGTCATATGCCCTTTATCCGCATATGAGTGTTTATCAGAACATGGCTTTTGGCTTGGAACTGGCTGGTAAATCAAAAGAAGAAATTGACGAAAAAGTACAAAACAGTGCTCGCATTCTGCAGTTAGAACCTCTGCTGCAACGTCGCCCGAAAGATCTTTCTGGTGGTCAGCGGCAGCGTGTAGCCATTGGGCGCGCCATTGCCCGCGAACCGAAACTGTTCTTGTTTGACGAACCGTTGTCGAATCTGGATGCGGCCCTTCGCGTACAAATGCGAATGGAAATCGCCAATCTGCATAAACGTCTGGGCTCAACTATCATCTATGTAACCCACGATCAGGTGGAAGCGATGACGCTGGCTGACCGAATCGTAGTGCTGAACAAAGGCAACATCGAACAGGTCGGCACGCCACTGGAATTGTATGACCACCCTGCAAACGAATTTGTGGCGCAGTTTATCGGCTCCCCCAAAATGAATTTGATCCCCGCCAGTCTGGTTCAGGCTGGTGAAACAGAAAGTGTGGTGAAACTAGATAACGGCAAACAGCTGGTGCTGCCAATCAGCACGCCACGTTATGCCGAAGGCCAAAGCGTCAATTTAGGCATTCGCCCCGAACATATCTTGTGGGGCAACGTTCAGGAATCTCAATACCAGGCTCATGTCATGTTTGTCGAGCACATGGGGAACGAAACCTATCTCTATCTTGATAACGGGAATGCCAGTGAGCCTTGGGTCGTCCGCAATGCCGAACGTTCCATCATTTCTGCCGGACAAGTCGTCGGCGTGCAATTACCGGTAGAGCATTGCTACCTGTTTGATGGTGATGGCAAGGCATTCCAGCGCCTCCCTCAAAAGCAGAACAAACATTAA
- a CDS encoding glycoside hydrolase family 13 protein, which translates to MMDSNVLAKKWWHNAVVYQIYPRSFCDANNDGIGDIAGIISKLDYLQQLGINIIWLSPVYKSPMDDNGYDISDYQDIAAEFGTLAEMENLIAEAKQRDIQIVMDLVVNHTSDEHPWFIEARKSKDNPYRDYYIWREPQADGSAPNDFHSYFGGSGWEFDAATGEYYFHQFSKRQPDLNWENPKVQAEVHKMMNWWLDKGIGGFRMDVIDLIGKDIDQKVMANGARLHPLLQEMNKATFGHRDVLTVGEAWSATPEIAKLYSDPSRNELSMVFQFEHITIGWHPQHGKWQPQPFDLIKLKKVFTKWQTELADNGWNSLFWDNHDLPRAVSKYGDTGEFRVESAKMLATALHFLKGTPYIYQGEEIGMTNVKFDTIDDYQDIESLNLYYERTAAGVPHEKMMEGIYANGRDNARTPMQWNNEVNAGFSAAQPWLKVNPNYTEINVQAALNEPDSVFFHYQKLIKLRKEQPIMTYGQYIPLLDDHPDIFAYLRVQNEQRIIVLNNFSAKKITVSLPAEVQYIKGQCLISNYQPHHALADEITLQPYESFAVAYQQSMA; encoded by the coding sequence ATGATGGACAGTAACGTATTAGCTAAAAAATGGTGGCATAACGCGGTGGTGTATCAAATTTACCCACGCAGCTTCTGTGATGCCAATAATGATGGTATCGGTGATATCGCCGGCATCATCAGCAAACTCGATTATTTACAGCAACTGGGAATCAACATCATCTGGTTGTCCCCGGTTTATAAATCGCCCATGGACGATAACGGTTATGACATCTCAGATTATCAAGATATCGCCGCCGAATTCGGTACGCTGGCCGAGATGGAAAATCTAATCGCGGAAGCAAAACAACGCGATATCCAGATTGTGATGGATTTAGTGGTCAACCACACATCGGATGAACATCCTTGGTTTATCGAAGCCAGAAAATCCAAAGACAATCCCTATCGGGATTATTACATCTGGCGCGAGCCACAAGCCGATGGCTCTGCGCCGAACGATTTTCACTCCTACTTCGGCGGTAGCGGCTGGGAGTTTGATGCCGCGACCGGCGAATATTACTTCCACCAATTTTCTAAACGTCAGCCTGATCTGAATTGGGAAAACCCCAAAGTGCAGGCAGAAGTGCATAAGATGATGAACTGGTGGTTGGATAAAGGCATCGGTGGCTTCCGCATGGATGTTATCGACCTGATCGGTAAAGACATTGATCAAAAAGTCATGGCGAACGGTGCCAGACTGCATCCATTACTGCAGGAAATGAACAAGGCGACTTTTGGACATCGCGACGTACTCACCGTGGGTGAAGCCTGGAGTGCCACACCGGAAATTGCAAAATTATATTCCGACCCAAGCCGGAATGAACTTTCAATGGTCTTTCAGTTTGAACATATCACCATCGGCTGGCACCCACAGCACGGTAAATGGCAGCCACAACCCTTTGATCTGATCAAATTGAAAAAAGTATTCACGAAATGGCAAACCGAGCTGGCAGATAATGGCTGGAACTCCCTGTTTTGGGATAACCACGACTTACCACGCGCGGTGTCTAAATACGGTGATACCGGTGAATTCCGCGTTGAATCGGCCAAGATGCTTGCAACCGCCCTGCATTTTCTCAAAGGGACACCTTACATCTATCAGGGCGAAGAAATCGGCATGACCAATGTCAAATTCGACACGATTGATGATTATCAGGATATCGAATCACTGAACCTGTATTACGAGCGCACTGCCGCTGGGGTACCACATGAAAAAATGATGGAAGGGATCTACGCAAACGGCCGTGATAATGCCCGTACTCCGATGCAATGGAATAATGAGGTCAATGCCGGTTTCAGCGCTGCCCAACCTTGGCTGAAGGTCAATCCGAACTATACCGAGATCAATGTGCAAGCCGCATTGAATGAACCAGATTCGGTCTTTTTCCACTACCAAAAACTGATCAAGCTGCGCAAAGAGCAACCGATTATGACTTACGGTCAATACATCCCGTTACTCGACGACCATCCGGATATTTTTGCTTATTTACGTGTTCAAAATGAGCAGCGCATCATCGTGCTCAACAACTTTAGTGCGAAGAAAATAACCGTGTCATTACCCGCCGAGGTGCAATACATCAAGGGCCAATGCCTGATCAGTAACTATCAGCCACATCACGCACTGGCTGATGAAATCACCCTGCAACCCTATGAGTCTTTTGCTGTGGCCTATCAGCAATCAATGGCATGA
- a CDS encoding amino acid ABC transporter ATP-binding protein has protein sequence MNIAKNEIVVELNDVNKWYGEFHVLKNVCLRVKKGEKIVVCGPSGSGKSTMIRCINRLEEHQQGDIIVKGTPLTNDLKNIESVRREVGMVFQHFNLFPHLTVLENCCLAPMWVRKVPRKEAEATAMKYLERVHIPDQALKYPGQLSGGQQQRVAIARSLCMNPEIMLFDEPTSALDPEMVSEVLDVMVELAKEGMTMLCVTHEMNFARKVADRVIFMDKGQIVEEGTPDEFFNNPQSERGRIFLSQILQH, from the coding sequence ATGAATATCGCTAAGAATGAAATTGTTGTTGAACTGAATGATGTCAACAAGTGGTACGGTGAATTTCATGTTCTCAAGAATGTGTGTTTGCGCGTCAAGAAAGGTGAAAAAATCGTTGTTTGTGGCCCGTCTGGTTCTGGCAAATCAACCATGATCCGTTGCATCAACCGTCTTGAAGAGCATCAGCAGGGCGACATCATTGTTAAAGGTACACCTTTGACCAATGATCTGAAAAACATTGAAAGTGTACGCCGTGAAGTCGGCATGGTGTTCCAGCACTTCAATCTGTTCCCACATCTGACGGTGTTGGAAAACTGCTGTCTGGCGCCTATGTGGGTACGTAAGGTTCCGCGTAAAGAAGCAGAAGCCACGGCAATGAAATATCTGGAACGTGTACACATTCCGGATCAGGCTTTGAAATATCCAGGTCAGCTTTCTGGTGGTCAACAGCAACGTGTGGCAATTGCCCGTAGTTTATGTATGAACCCTGAAATCATGCTGTTCGACGAGCCAACATCAGCACTGGACCCTGAAATGGTCAGTGAAGTATTGGATGTTATGGTTGAGCTGGCAAAAGAAGGGATGACGATGCTGTGCGTGACCCACGAAATGAACTTTGCCCGTAAAGTGGCCGACCGCGTCATTTTTATGGATAAAGGTCAAATCGTTGAAGAAGGGACGCCAGATGAGTTCTTCAATAATCCACAGTCGGAACGTGGTCGTATCTTCCTGAGTCAGATCCTGCAACATTAA